A part of Sparus aurata chromosome 19, fSpaAur1.1, whole genome shotgun sequence genomic DNA contains:
- the LOC115569671 gene encoding uncharacterized protein LOC115569671: MSSAAPPTIGELFLILSEMGFTEEQIQAAVQAGHFSVPDAAEWLLQGQYPRHKLVKQSSQPAETAFSAFNPPKEAASTSDMQTSPSDSRASPSLVLRPSQSCNLSPDPLPIESRIKQDKSGFEEQQRQRVAQEARAERKQKKQERELVLKRIAEDRRSLQEKNQPSAATETSPPSGQGQKLGGKVQINMDNNCILMIRLPSGESMRERFPADAPLRSVVEHITGRHPSLASFSLLQGFPRKRFGEAELACSLRSLGLTPNAALCIQTTPPETPQEAQSPAEPPTAVHNEQPPPCDVSPQPPIPVAEGPEGQDLVPPPPLPNQLWEEAANYAGIPGVGPSLSGPNHFWGRGQRLVPGNAEEAAGIEIDEEQDAEEEPPNLLNGMPRLPFFPENRFRGEFEPRHHWPEQGNRLREAPEEDPAEPEDAGGRVAPGAAGLAAVERLQRAAQQEDPRASQGQPSPPKRPFRTPSVPSLCALATRATVHLMTAPSMQYSSSLAGLTPELAELLLNHMSRERLLRPRTLELFFGCPLQKFVLNCYPYSTNELLRQLRAFTALKHLSLVNSPLITDAGLSILSSLVKLQYLNLASCSKLTDSCLQHITGLKSLCFLSLDSTKVTDAGMVLYLQSAPSCLSQLSLNQTAVTEATLAVLPSCVPQLRLLSIKQTKVRDVSALAELSSLQTLNLDGTSVTEGSLEHLASHPTLSSLSLAGVPVADGNQALQIISGLRLTQLTLPGRHSVTDSGLSFLSRLSLLSELDLTDYTQVTDQGVSQLSSMTRLKKLSLSNTQVTDAGLPSLRALQELQELCLDRTAVTSRGVADLIICLPHLQVLGLASTQVGDNVVRKGLIRCNQLVKLNLSRTRITDHGLKFLKHMHLAQVNLDGTGVSLMGIANLLSFTNISSIRASNTRTFPPDDVSDEEWEAQ, encoded by the exons ATGAGTTCTGCTGCCCCTCCG ACTATTGGGGAGTTATTCCTCATCCTGAGCGAGATGGGTTTCACAGAGGAGCAGATCCAGGCAGCTGTACAGGCGGGCCATTTCTCTGTGCCGGATGCAGCTGAGTG GCTCTTACAGGGTCAGTATCCACGGCACAAGTTGGTGAAGCAGTCATCACAACCAGCTGAGACGGCCTTTTCTGCTTTCAACCCACCCAAAGAGGCAGCGAGCACCTCAGACATGCAAACATCTCCTTCTGACAGTAGAG catCTCCTTCATTGGTGTTGAGACCATCCCAGTCATGCAACCTGTCCCCTGACCCTCTACCAATCGAGTCCCGCATCAAACAGGACAAGAGTGGTTTtgaagagcagcagagacagcgTGTTGCTCAGGAGgccagagcagagagaaaacaaaagaaacag GAGCGTGAGTTGGTCTTGAAGCGGATAGCTGAGGATCGGAGGAGCCTGCAGGAAAAGAATCAGCCCAGCGCCGCCACAGAGACGTCTCCTCCGAGTGGTCAAGGGCAGAAGCTTGGTGGAAAGGTTCAGATTAATATGGATAACAACTGCATCCTCATG ATTCGGCTGCCATCCGGTGAGTCTATGCGAGAACGTTTCCCAGCTGACGCTCCTCTGCGCAGCGTGGTTGAGCACATCACTGGACGTCACCCCTCCCTGGCCTCATTCTCCCTCCTTCAGGGTTTCCCTCGGAAACGCTTTGGAGAAGCAGAGCTTGCTTGCTCACTGCGCTCTCTTGGCCTCACACCCAACGCCGCACTTTGTATCCAGACCACTCCTCCAGAGACTCCGCAGGAGGCACAGAGTCCTGCAGAACCTCCAACCGCGGTACACAACGAGCAGCCTCCACCCTGTGATGTGTCGCCTCAGCCACCCATTCCTGTCGCAGAGGGGCCGGAAGGGCAGGACCTTGTACCACCTCCTCCACTGCCCAACCAGCTGTGGGAGGAGGCAGCGAATTATGCAGGGATACCTGGAGTCGGCCCTTCACTGTCAGGGCCCAATCACTTCTGGG GACGAGGTCAGAGGTTGGTCCCTGGAAATGCTGAGGAAGCCGCTGGCATTGAGATTGACGAGGAACAAGATGCAGAGGAAGAACCACCTAACCTGCTTAACG GAATGCCAAGGCTGCCTTTCTTTCCGGAGAACAGGTTCAGAGGAGAGTTTGAGCCCAGGCACCACTGGCCAGAGCAAGGGAATCGACTCAG ggaggctccagaggaggacCCAGCAGAGCCTGAGGATGCCGGAGGTCGGGTGGCGCCTGGAGCTGCAGGTCTGGCCGCGGTGGAGCGTCTTCAGAGAGCTGCACAGCAAGAAGACCCGCGTGCCTCCCAGGGACAACCATCACCCCCTAAAAGACCCTTCAGGACACCCAGCGTGCCGTCTCTATGTGCCTTGGCCACCCGCGCAACTGTCCACCTCATGACTG CTCCCAGCATGCAGTATAGCAGCAGTCTCGCAGGCCTCACCCCAGAACTCGCGGAGCTTCTGCTCAACCACATGTCCCGCGAGAGGCTGCTACGTCCACGCACACTAGAGCTCTTCTTCGGCTGCCCATTGCAGAAGTTTGTCCTCAACTGCTACCCTTACTCTACCAATGAGCTCCTGCGGCAGTTACGGGCCTTCACAGCGCTGAAGCATCTAAGTCTGGTCAACTCTCCTCTCATCACAG acGCTGGGCTGTCAATTCTGTCCAGCCTGGTCAAACTCCAGTACCTCAACCTGGCCTCCTGTAGCAAACTGACTGACTCCTGTCTGCAGCATATAACAG GATTAAAGAGCCTGTGTTTCCTGTCCCTGGACTCGACCAAAGTGACCGATGCCGGGATGGTGCTGTATCTCCAGTCAGCTCCGTCCTGCCTCTCTCAGCTCAGCCTGAACCAGACAGCTGTGACCGAAGCCACACTGGCAGTCCTGCCCTCCTGTGTGCCACAGCTGAGGCTCCTTAGCATCAAGCAGACGAAG gtcAGAGATGTGTCAGCTTTGGCAGAACTGTCCAGCCTGCAGACTCTCAACCTGGATGGGACAAGTGTGACAGAAGGCTCCCTAGAGCACCTTGCATCCCACCCCACCCTGTCCTCCCTCAGTTTGGCAGGAGTACCCGTAGCTGACGGCAATCAAGCCCTGCAGATTATCTCAG GTCTAAGGTTGACTCAGCTGACACTCCCTGGACGTCACTCTGTGACAGACAGCGGGTTGTCGTTCCTCTCTAGACTATCTCTGCTCTCAGAGTTGGACCTGACAGACTACACACAAGTCACAGACCAGGGAGTCAGCCAGCTGTCCAGCATGACCAG GCTGAAGAAGCTGTCACTCAGCAACACTCAGGTGACAGATGCAGGACTTCCCTCTCTGCGTgcgctgcaggagctgcaggagctctgTTTGGACCGGACGGCAGTCACCAGTCGAGGAGTGGCTGATCTCATCATCTGTCTGCCACACCTCCAG gTGTTAGGTTTAGCTAGCACTCAGGTGGGAGACAATGTTGTGAGGAAAGGTCTGATCCGCTGCAATCAGCTTGTTAAACTCAATCTGAGCCGCACACGGATCACAGACCACG GTCTCAAGTTCTTGAAACACATGCATCTGGCTCAGGTGAATCTGGACGGCACCGGCGTAAGTCTGATGGGCATCGCAAACCTCCTATCCTTCACTAACATCAGCAGCATTCGGGCCAGCAACACTCGCACCTTTCCCCCTGATGACGTCTCCGATGAGGAGTGGGAGGCCCAGTGA